One Geomonas agri genomic region harbors:
- a CDS encoding tetratricopeptide repeat protein, producing MTNLFRKPYIIPLLITLVGLLAYAGTFSVPFQFDDDAYVVNNPAIRDFSTFLSPGDIAGGSSLSPTSIPPALRSAFMTRILGYLSLAVNYRLGGLSVVGYHVLNLLLHILNAWLLYAILDHAFRGMTCARTEREGEPASVLLPLAAALLFLCHPIQTHAVTYITSRFVLLASFFSLLSLASYIRFRTAPAARGRFFQTLAVLSAALGMLCKEFTFTLPFLIALYEVSFFRAGLRERFRSLAPLALTFPIIPLLVFLQKGSVTALDSTMRTITAADSSQISRIDYLLTQFRVIVLYLRMLIFPAGQNIDHDIPVQHSLASLPVLASLLLLLSLFAWAACRLFRSLRNNETPQSRIIPFGIIWFFVALSVESSIIPLGELQAEYRLYLPSIGVIMAVTTLGAAWSRRYARDEKPFCIIAAILIVALCAATVVRNRVWQSEITLWQDAAAKSPAKVRPHQNLALYYGMQGLLDQARRELQQALVIEPGNFELHNNLGIVYKQMGDFNNAIKQYQTVLKLEPGDAMARYNLGNIYLAQGNLAGAIREYQACAAIIPDYDEVHHNLGIALDRSGRSAEAIIELQRAVNLNPQNANARNNLLRLTGKR from the coding sequence ATGACAAACCTGTTCCGCAAACCATACATCATCCCGCTGCTGATCACTCTGGTTGGCCTGCTGGCGTACGCCGGTACCTTTTCGGTGCCCTTCCAGTTCGACGATGACGCCTATGTCGTCAACAACCCGGCCATCAGGGATTTCAGCACCTTTCTCTCCCCGGGTGATATAGCCGGGGGCAGTTCCCTCTCCCCCACCAGCATCCCCCCCGCCCTCCGTTCTGCCTTCATGACCCGCATCTTGGGGTATCTGTCCCTGGCGGTCAATTACCGACTGGGCGGGCTGAGCGTGGTCGGCTACCATGTGCTCAACCTGCTGCTGCACATCCTCAATGCCTGGCTGCTCTACGCCATACTGGACCACGCTTTCAGGGGGATGACGTGCGCCCGCACTGAGAGGGAGGGAGAACCTGCCTCCGTTTTGCTGCCCCTGGCCGCGGCGTTGCTCTTTCTCTGCCACCCGATCCAGACCCATGCCGTGACCTACATCACCTCCCGTTTCGTGCTGCTGGCTTCCTTCTTCTCCCTGCTCTCGCTCGCTTCATATATTAGGTTCCGCACAGCTCCGGCGGCACGCGGCCGCTTCTTCCAGACGCTGGCCGTCCTCTCGGCCGCCCTGGGAATGCTGTGCAAGGAGTTCACCTTTACCCTGCCGTTCCTGATCGCCCTCTACGAGGTTTCCTTTTTCCGCGCCGGCCTGCGCGAGCGGTTCCGCTCCCTGGCGCCGCTGGCCTTGACCTTCCCGATCATTCCGCTGCTGGTCTTTCTCCAGAAGGGGAGCGTCACCGCTCTCGACAGCACCATGCGCACCATAACCGCCGCCGACTCATCCCAGATCTCACGAATCGATTACCTGCTGACCCAGTTCCGGGTGATCGTCCTGTACCTGCGGATGCTCATCTTCCCTGCGGGGCAGAACATCGACCACGACATCCCCGTGCAGCACAGCCTGGCCTCCCTACCGGTGCTGGCCTCGCTCCTTTTGCTCCTGTCACTTTTTGCATGGGCAGCTTGTAGACTGTTTCGCTCGTTGCGGAACAACGAAACGCCGCAATCCCGGATCATCCCCTTCGGGATCATCTGGTTCTTCGTGGCCCTCTCGGTGGAGTCCAGCATCATCCCCTTGGGGGAATTGCAGGCCGAATACCGGCTCTACCTCCCCTCCATCGGCGTCATCATGGCCGTCACCACCCTCGGCGCCGCGTGGTCGCGTCGATATGCCCGAGATGAAAAACCATTCTGCATCATCGCGGCAATTCTGATCGTCGCGCTCTGCGCGGCGACAGTGGTGCGCAATCGGGTCTGGCAGAGCGAGATTACCCTCTGGCAGGACGCTGCTGCAAAGAGCCCGGCCAAAGTCAGGCCCCATCAGAACCTGGCTCTCTATTACGGCATGCAGGGGCTCCTCGACCAAGCACGCCGGGAACTGCAGCAGGCTTTGGTTATCGAGCCGGGCAACTTTGAGCTGCACAACAACCTGGGGATTGTTTACAAGCAGATGGGGGATTTTAACAACGCCATCAAGCAGTACCAGACCGTGCTGAAGCTGGAACCGGGGGACGCCATGGCCCGCTATAACCTGGGAAATATCTACCTGGCCCAGGGCAACCTCGCCGGGGCGATCCGGGAATACCAAGCCTGCGCCGCCATCATCCCCGACTACGACGAGGTCCATCACAACCTGGGCATCGCCCTTGACAGGAGCGGGCGGAGCGCCGAGGCGATCATCGAATTACAACGGGCGGTCAACCTCAATCCCCAGAACGCCAACGCCAGGAACAACCTGCTCCGGCTGACGGGGAAACGGTAA
- a CDS encoding glycosyltransferase family 2 protein: MLNGKKIIVVMPAYNAEKTLEKTYHEIPLEIVDDVILVDDASRDRTSEIARSIGIHTIVHTRNKGYGGNQKSCYKAALELGADIVIMVHPDYQYTPRLIPAMASMIAYGEFDAVLASRILGPGTLEGGMPAYKYISNRFLTLFENILLHHKLSEYHTGYRAFSREILEKLPLEKNSDDFVFDNQMLAQIIWFGYRIGELTCPTKYFEDASSINFRRSVTYGLGVLKTSLQFRLSKWGVCLSKIFER; encoded by the coding sequence ATGCTGAACGGGAAAAAGATCATCGTTGTCATGCCCGCCTATAATGCCGAAAAGACTCTGGAAAAAACCTACCACGAAATCCCTTTAGAGATCGTCGACGACGTGATCCTGGTGGATGACGCCAGCCGCGACCGCACCTCGGAGATTGCCCGTAGCATCGGCATCCATACTATCGTGCATACAAGGAACAAGGGCTATGGCGGCAACCAGAAGAGCTGCTACAAGGCCGCTCTGGAACTGGGGGCGGATATTGTCATCATGGTTCATCCCGATTACCAGTACACTCCCAGACTGATCCCGGCCATGGCCTCCATGATTGCCTACGGCGAATTCGATGCGGTGCTGGCCTCGCGCATCTTAGGGCCTGGCACACTGGAAGGGGGCATGCCGGCTTACAAATACATTTCCAACCGTTTCCTGACTCTTTTCGAGAACATCTTGCTGCACCACAAACTTTCGGAATATCACACCGGCTACCGTGCCTTCAGCCGGGAAATCCTCGAAAAGCTGCCTCTTGAGAAAAACTCTGACGATTTTGTCTTCGACAACCAGATGCTTGCCCAGATTATCTGGTTCGGCTACCGCATCGGAGAACTCACCTGCCCCACGAAATATTTTGAAGATGCCTCGTCGATCAACTTTCGCCGCAGCGTCACGTATGGCCTGGGTGTTCTGAAAACATCGCTGCAGTTCCGCCTCAGCAAGTGGGGGGTCTGCTTGTCAAAAATTTTTGAAAGATGA
- a CDS encoding tetratricopeptide repeat protein, whose translation MKKCSILATVVTAVILVAVPALADYRIGMGAYRVKDYKWAMKEFKADQKNPNSLYNLGIMYYKGEGVKADHNQGIEWIRKAAEKGHVQAQFLLGTFYDSGKDLAQDRATAAQWYRKAAKKGHTQAQFNLGLMYVNGEGVEKDHGNAVVWLKKAARGGHQDAGRLLKTMGEDVPAQALPKKGKAAEGANAPAAGTPSALPPGHPPMQ comes from the coding sequence ATGAAAAAATGTTCCATACTTGCGACAGTTGTGACAGCCGTCATCCTGGTGGCCGTTCCGGCTCTTGCGGATTACCGAATTGGCATGGGGGCATACAGGGTGAAAGACTACAAATGGGCTATGAAGGAATTCAAGGCCGATCAGAAGAACCCCAATTCCCTCTACAACTTGGGAATCATGTATTATAAGGGGGAAGGCGTCAAGGCCGATCATAACCAAGGGATTGAGTGGATTCGCAAAGCCGCCGAAAAGGGGCATGTACAGGCGCAGTTCCTGCTCGGCACCTTTTACGACTCAGGTAAGGACCTTGCCCAGGACCGTGCAACCGCAGCCCAGTGGTATCGCAAGGCTGCTAAGAAGGGCCACACCCAGGCCCAGTTCAATCTGGGGCTGATGTACGTCAATGGCGAGGGAGTCGAAAAGGACCACGGCAACGCGGTGGTCTGGCTGAAAAAAGCAGCCCGCGGCGGGCATCAGGATGCTGGCAGACTCCTCAAGACCATGGGTGAGGATGTGCCTGCTCAGGCCCTGCCCAAGAAGGGCAAGGCCGCGGAAGGAGCAAATGCTCCCGCTGCCGGCACGCCGTCAGCATTGCCACCAGGTCACCCTCCAATGCAGTAG
- a CDS encoding glycosyltransferase family 2 protein codes for MKLSVVIPVYNEKATIVELYESVRAVPLEKEIILVDDCSTDGTREILSGLESADTRVVRHERNMGKGAALRTGFNSATGDIVIIQDADLEYDPGQYPKLIQPILEGKADVVYGSRFVTGEYRRVLYFWHMLGNSFLTLLSNMLTNLNLTDMETCYKVFRREVLEKITIEENRFGFEPEITAKLAKLNIRIYEVGISYAGRTYQEGKKIGWKDGLSALRCILKYNLLR; via the coding sequence ATGAAACTATCTGTCGTCATACCGGTCTACAACGAAAAGGCTACCATCGTTGAACTCTACGAGAGCGTACGGGCCGTGCCCCTGGAAAAAGAGATCATCCTGGTAGACGACTGTTCCACCGACGGCACACGCGAGATCCTCAGCGGACTCGAAAGCGCGGACACACGGGTTGTACGGCACGAGCGCAACATGGGCAAGGGTGCTGCGCTTCGGACCGGCTTCAATAGTGCAACCGGCGATATCGTCATCATTCAGGACGCCGACCTTGAGTACGACCCTGGCCAGTATCCCAAACTGATTCAGCCCATCCTGGAAGGCAAGGCGGATGTGGTCTACGGCTCCCGTTTCGTAACCGGTGAATACCGGCGTGTGCTCTATTTCTGGCATATGCTGGGCAACTCGTTCCTGACGCTCCTCTCTAACATGCTGACCAACCTGAACCTGACCGACATGGAGACCTGCTACAAGGTCTTCAGGCGAGAGGTGCTGGAAAAGATAACCATCGAGGAAAACCGCTTCGGTTTCGAGCCGGAAATCACCGCCAAGCTTGCGAAGCTTAACATTAGGATTTACGAAGTGGGCATTTCCTACGCGGGGCGAACCTATCAGGAGGGGAAAAAGATCGGCTGGAAGGATGGCCTGTCCGCCCTGCGCTGCATTCTCAAGTACAACCTGCTGCGCTAA
- a CDS encoding NHL repeat-containing protein — protein MALRFLYILPLLSFLHLAMVLLPAHAAGEQPGATALKPEQPAAVKAEEYKATFLHKLSDFSGAKPFNSSRLKADPAKGEVYVINGDSVSVFNPSGMEIFRIDSDASIGSIVDIAVTSEQKLMLLTSKNNRFQLMLCNYRGEQLGEIPLKGLPPELTGFTPNRIYDRDKHLYLVSMSGMRLVVTDEQGTFIRAVDLALAAGYSDQERNDTGLGGFTLDRDGGFAFTVPATAKLHTVSSEGTNGRTYGRRGSRPGLFGVPTGVAVDRNGNYLVVDKLRCVVMVFDRNFALITEFAKHGFGPGDLIAPDDLIVDSGNRAYISNLRKRGVVVYQLSRE, from the coding sequence GTGGCATTACGTTTTTTATACATCCTGCCCCTGCTTTCCTTCCTTCATCTGGCGATGGTCCTCCTCCCGGCTCACGCCGCTGGGGAGCAGCCGGGCGCAACAGCCCTCAAACCTGAGCAGCCTGCCGCGGTAAAGGCAGAGGAATACAAGGCCACCTTTCTCCACAAACTGTCGGACTTTTCCGGTGCAAAACCGTTCAACTCCTCTCGGCTCAAGGCTGATCCTGCCAAGGGCGAGGTCTATGTCATTAATGGCGACTCGGTCTCCGTCTTCAACCCCAGCGGCATGGAAATCTTCCGCATTGATTCCGATGCGTCTATCGGCTCGATTGTTGACATCGCGGTCACCAGTGAGCAGAAACTGATGCTGCTGACGAGCAAAAACAACAGGTTTCAACTCATGCTCTGCAACTACCGGGGCGAACAACTGGGTGAAATCCCATTAAAGGGACTTCCTCCTGAACTCACTGGATTCACTCCCAACCGGATCTATGATCGCGACAAGCACTTGTATCTGGTCAGCATGAGCGGCATGCGGCTTGTGGTGACCGATGAGCAGGGTACCTTTATCCGTGCCGTCGACTTGGCCCTGGCGGCCGGCTACTCCGATCAGGAGCGCAACGACACCGGCTTGGGCGGCTTCACCTTGGACCGGGACGGTGGCTTTGCTTTCACGGTCCCGGCCACGGCAAAGCTGCACACAGTGAGCAGTGAAGGCACGAACGGCAGAACCTATGGCCGCCGAGGCAGCCGGCCGGGTCTCTTCGGTGTACCGACCGGTGTCGCCGTGGACCGGAACGGCAACTACCTGGTGGTGGACAAGCTGCGCTGCGTGGTGATGGTTTTTGACCGCAACTTCGCCCTTATTACCGAGTTTGCCAAGCACGGTTTCGGCCCGGGCGACTTGATCGCACCCGACGACCTAATTGTGGACAGCGGCAACCGGGCCTACATCAGCAACCTCCGCAAGCGTGGGGTGGTTGTCTACCAGCTTTCAAGGGAATAA
- a CDS encoding tetratricopeptide repeat protein, whose translation MRPAHLLCILMLLVTLAVYAQTANHDFINFDDTLYVTTNPVVKDGLKAWTIAWAFTATTASNWHPVTWLSHMTDVQLFGLNPYGHHLTSVIIHTLSALLLFLLLAQITAAPWQSLFVATLFALHPLHVESVAWVAERKDVLSGLFWTLTLLLYARYVKNPGAGRYGATLACFAVGLMTKPMLVTLPLVMLLLDWWPLNRFCPAEGGGTAAAKPAVFKLAMEKIPFLLLSVLSSAFTIYAQHHGGAMATLDKAPLGLRFGNAVIAYATYIVDAFWPHDLAMLYPFPTFILLGQLVGAALLLALISAGVLYVGRRFPWLAVGWLWFLITLLPVIGLVQVGGQSHADRYTYIPLTGLFIMLAWGVPQLLEKWRCRREALMISAGLAVCAITATTWVQIGYWRNNITLYRHTLAVTRNNYLILNNYGIAMDQAGDYESALQLYQDALRIWPRSVTAHNNIGTVLERKGRYAEAIEHYREALRLKPDYVMAVVNMGKSLAGLGKVDEALTCYERALKLDPSNSDGHLQLAILLLKSGRRDEARQHYEAVLRLEPHSARAPVNIGVELAQQGRFDEAADYFRQALGIDPDSVEANFNYGVFLTKQNRNNEAAGYFRQVLRIKPDSAMARDWLRRLRQLE comes from the coding sequence ATGCGCCCAGCCCATCTGCTCTGCATTTTGATGCTTCTGGTCACTTTGGCGGTCTATGCCCAGACCGCCAACCATGATTTCATCAACTTTGACGACACGCTCTATGTCACGACTAACCCGGTGGTCAAGGACGGCCTCAAAGCCTGGACCATCGCCTGGGCTTTTACTGCCACCACCGCCTCTAACTGGCACCCGGTCACCTGGCTCTCCCATATGACCGATGTCCAACTGTTCGGCCTCAACCCCTACGGCCACCATCTGACCAGCGTGATCATCCACACCCTCTCGGCCCTCTTGCTATTCCTGTTGCTCGCGCAGATCACTGCCGCACCTTGGCAGAGCCTCTTTGTGGCGACCCTGTTTGCACTGCACCCGCTGCACGTGGAATCGGTGGCCTGGGTTGCCGAGCGTAAGGATGTCCTCAGCGGGCTTTTCTGGACCTTGACCCTGCTCCTGTACGCCCGCTATGTCAAAAATCCTGGTGCCGGCCGCTACGGTGCGACCCTGGCCTGCTTCGCTGTCGGACTGATGACCAAGCCGATGCTGGTGACCTTGCCGCTGGTGATGCTGCTGCTGGACTGGTGGCCGTTGAACCGTTTCTGCCCGGCAGAGGGCGGGGGAACTGCCGCAGCAAAACCGGCAGTCTTTAAACTGGCGATGGAGAAAATCCCCTTTCTGCTGCTCTCGGTGCTCTCCTCGGCATTTACCATCTACGCCCAGCACCACGGCGGGGCGATGGCGACTCTGGACAAAGCCCCACTCGGGCTGCGCTTCGGCAATGCCGTGATCGCTTATGCCACCTACATAGTGGACGCCTTCTGGCCCCATGATCTGGCCATGCTCTACCCCTTTCCCACATTCATCCTGCTGGGGCAGCTGGTGGGCGCCGCCCTGCTGCTGGCACTAATCTCGGCAGGGGTGCTCTACGTGGGACGCCGCTTCCCTTGGCTGGCGGTTGGCTGGCTCTGGTTCCTGATAACCCTGCTGCCGGTAATCGGCCTGGTCCAGGTCGGCGGCCAGTCCCATGCCGACCGCTATACCTACATCCCCTTGACCGGCCTGTTCATCATGCTCGCGTGGGGAGTCCCGCAGCTGCTGGAGAAGTGGCGCTGCCGCCGGGAAGCCCTGATGATTTCAGCCGGACTGGCCGTCTGCGCCATAACGGCAACGACCTGGGTCCAGATCGGCTACTGGCGCAACAACATCACACTCTACCGCCACACCCTGGCGGTCACCCGCAACAACTACCTGATCCTGAACAACTACGGCATTGCCATGGACCAAGCCGGCGATTACGAATCCGCCCTGCAACTCTACCAGGATGCGCTGCGGATCTGGCCCCGCTCAGTAACTGCCCACAACAACATCGGGACCGTGCTGGAGCGTAAAGGGAGGTACGCCGAGGCGATCGAACACTATCGGGAGGCGTTGCGGCTCAAGCCGGATTACGTGATGGCCGTGGTCAACATGGGCAAATCACTGGCCGGCCTGGGGAAGGTCGACGAGGCCCTGACCTGTTATGAACGGGCCCTGAAGCTGGATCCGTCAAATAGCGACGGGCATCTTCAGCTGGCCATCCTGCTCCTGAAGAGCGGACGCCGCGATGAGGCCCGGCAGCATTACGAGGCGGTGCTGCGGCTTGAGCCCCACTCGGCCAGGGCCCCGGTCAACATTGGCGTCGAGCTTGCCCAGCAGGGGCGATTCGACGAAGCGGCCGACTATTTCAGACAGGCGCTGGGGATAGACCCTGATTCGGTGGAGGCGAATTTCAATTACGGGGTTTTTCTGACCAAACAGAACAGGAATAACGAGGCGGCCGGATACTTCAGGCAGGTGTTACGGATCAAACCGGATTCCGCCATGGCCCGGGACTGGCTGAGACGGTTGAGGCAGTTGGAATGA